CCGGGCCTTTTTGCCTGCACGTTCTTCCGACCGCATTTCAAACCGTATTTTCTGAATACTTTATCAGGCTTGACGGTTTGCCTCGCTTCAATACAGGTCCCATATCGAAAGCCTGGCACCCGAGACCGCGGCCAACGCCCTCATATGCCTGGTTCACCAGACGAACTTTCTCTTGGATAGGCAATTACAGCATCTTGAAAAGCGGTTCCTGGAAGGGGGTGGTTTTACCGAGAAACTGTACCGATCCAGACATAAAGCACGCAATCGTCCCTGAACAGCGGAGGTGTCCAACCATGTTGGACCAACATCTTGATTGATCAAGACCCATCTCAGCCGTTCGAGCTTTCGATTTTTTTCTGATTTCCAACCTTGTAATTCATTGCAAACTAAAATATAGCCACAGCAAATGACCGGGGAAACAGCATCATCGGTTCCGGGTTTCTGGTTCAGGAGAGGCGTTCATGAACATCCTGGTGTGTTTCAAAGCGGCACCCCAAGTAGAAATGCTCATTGACGAGGATTGGATTGTCGATGAAAAACTGCGTGTAGACACGAGTTTCGTAAAGAGCGCTTTAAGCACCTGCGACGAGAGTGCACTGGAGATTGCCCTGAGGCTGCTGGACGGGTCCGGAGCACCGGTGGAAAGCGTCACACTCAGCACCCTGACGGTGGATGACGGCAGTGCAACGGCGATTTTGAAAACGCTTTATGCCCTCCGCTTTACGAAGGCTGTGCGCATTGAACCCCGTGAGGATCTCCACTTCAAACCTCTGGCAATTTCCGCCATCGTCAGCCAATACGTCCTGCACCACGCTCCCCAGGATGCGGTGCTGTTTGGGGGTCAAAGCGATATCGGCCAAAACTCAAAAACACCCATGCTGGTGGCGGAAATGCTGGGATGGCCCTGTGTTTCCCAGGCAATTCAGATAGAACGGGCGGGCGAAGGCCGCCTGAGGGTTACCAGCAGGACGGATGACGGGAACATCCGGCAACGGATACGCACGCCCTGCGTGATTTCGGTGGGGGATGCCCCCTGCACCAGCCTGAGAGTCCCGACGCTCAGGGACCGCCTGCAATACGGTAAAAAGACCGTTGACGTTCTATCTGCGGATGAATTCCGGTTACCTGTGGAAACCGAAACGCCCACGGATCTCGAGGTTCTTCACCATGCCAGGGCCGGTGTTGTCATCCAGGGCGGGGGGCCGGCCGAAAAAGCCAGGGTGCTGTATGAGGAGCATCTGAAGCCGGTGTTGTTCCGGGAATAATGGCAAAGGGGGCGCTTTGAGATTCAAATGCATCTTAAACGGATGCTCAACCCGTATCAAAACGCAGGCCGAAGAGCTCAACGGTTTCATAGCGGCCTTTCTAGAGCCGTATGCCGGGAACGGCAGTACCCTGCTTTTTTATGCGGGCAAGGAAAAACCGGACGGGCTGTTGGACCTCGCACCCACGAAACAGGCCGAACTGGTTCGTATCGACCGTTACCAGCCTGAAAAGATCCTGGAAGCGCTCGAACGCATTGAAGACCACGGCGATACGGACCTGTACCTGTTTACCAGCGGTTTTGCCGGTTCCGAGCTGGCAGTCCGTTGGGCCTTCCGCCGGAAAGGCTCCTCCCTTGTCCAGGTGAAAGCGATCGACTACCGGGAGGGTCGGTTAAGCGCCAAAAAGACCGTTTATGTCGACCATGTCATGGCAACCTTCAGGCTGGATCGCCGACCTTTCTGCCTTTCTTTTGCCAGAGGGTGTGTGGACAGGCTCCCGGTCAAGTCCCAGGTCGCCGGAAAGGTAGTCGAATACGATTTCACCGATTTAAAAGACGACAGGTTTGTAGACGCGTCACAACCGATTTTTTCCAAACAGGCCGATCCGTTTGAAAATAAAAAGGTGCTCGTCGTGGGCGGCAGAGGACTGCAGAGCAGGGATGAGGTTCAAGACCTGCAAAACACGGCCGATGCCATGGGCGCGGCGTTCGGGATCAGCCGGCCGGTGGCTCTGAATGCCTGGGGGGCCATGGACCGGCTGATCGGCGTATCCGGGACGATTGCCAAACCGGAGCTGTGTATCGCTGCCGGCGTGTCGGGTGCCGCCGCTTTTTATGCGGGGATTGAAAACAGCAAGGTCATCATTGCCATCAACACAGACCCGCATGCCCGCATCCTCAGGACAGCCGATGTGGTCATCATAGACGATTGCAAGGCTGTTATGGCTGAGGTGCTGAAGATGTACAGGCTTGACGCCGGCAGCGGGCCGCCGGAATAGCGGCCGATGACCGGTGGTTGTAGCGTAGTGGACGGAAGAATATAGCGATTCGAGAAGACTGTTTACCACGTCGAGGTTAGGGCAATCGGTTTAAAAAGGAGAAGGACGGAATGGACATCCAGGATTTTTCCATGGACTTTTTCTCACTGCGGGGAAAAAATGCCGTTGTCACCGGCGGCAACACCGGCTTGGGCAGTGCCTTTGCCCTGGCCCTGGCCAAGGCGGGAGCCAATCTGTTCATTCCCAGCATTTTGGCGGGCGACGGCGCGACACGCGGCCTGATAGAGGCCGAAGGCGTCGACTATGAATTCCTGCAGATCGACATTGCCGGGAACGGGGCCCCCAGGGCCATCATCGAAACCTGTGTCGACAGGCTGGGGTCCATAGACATCCTGGTGAACAGCGCCGGGGTTTCCATCCTTTGCGAGGTGGAAAAATTCGGCCGCGAGCAGTGGGACAAGATGGTGAGCGTCAACCTGACCGCGGCCTTTGAACTCGCTTTTGAGGCCACCCGGTTCATGATCCCTCAGAAAAGCGGCAAAATCATCAATATCTGTTCCCTGTTCTCCTTTCTGGGCGGTCAGTGGTCCCCGGCCTACGCCGCCACCAAGCACGGCCTGGCGGGTTTCACCAAGGCCTATTGCGACGAGCTCGCCCAGCACAACATTCAGGTGAACGGCATTGCGCCGGGGTATTACGCTACCGCCATTACCGAGAGGACCCGGAAAGATCCGGATGCCAACCGCAGGGTGTTGGAGCACATCCCCGCCAACCGCTGGGGGGAGACCATGGACCTGATGGGCACGACTGTTTTTCTGGCGAGCAGGGCCTCGGACTACGTCAACGGCCACATACTGGTAGTGGACGGCGGTTATCTGGTGCGCTGACATGCAGAAGAAATTCCTTATCGGCATAGACGGAGGCACCCAGAGCTCGAAAGTCATCATCTTCGATCTCGAGGGCAACATCGTCTCCCAGGGCAAAGAGGACCTGCGGCCCATGTTCATGCCCGAGCCCGGGGTGGCCGAACACCCGGGCGACGACCTGTGGGATTCGATCAAGGCGGCGAGCCGTCAGGCCCTGGAGCGGTTCCCGGAGGACCCCGGTTCGATTCTGGGACTGGGGCTTTGCACGATCAGATGCTGCCGTGCCTGTCTGAAGAAAGACGGCAGCCTGGCTTCGCCGGTTCTGAACTGGATGGATTTGCGCCTGGCCAGCCCATATGAGCACAACGACCCCGCGGTCGGCTATGTTACCACCAGTTCCGGTTACATCACCCATCGCCTGACCGGCCGCTTCACGGACACCGCCGCCAATTATGAGGGCATGTGGCCCATCGACAAGGACACCTGGCGATGGAGCGAAGAGCCCGGGGTTCTGGCAAGATTCAACCTGCCCGGAGAATTTCTTTTCGATCTCGTCATGCCCGGCGCCATCCTGGGGTATGTAACCGCGAAAGCCTCCCGGCAGACGGGCATTCCCGCGGGAATTCCGGTGGTGGCCACCGCCAATGACAAGGCGGTCGAAGCCCTGGGCGCGGGATTGCTCCCGGGAAAAACGGGCCTGGTGTCGCTGGGCACCTATATCGGCGGTATGGTGTTCGGCGAACGCAACGTCCAAGAGGCCCGCTCTTTTTTTGCCAACATGGCCGCGATTCCCGGCCGCTACCTGTACGAAAGCGGCGGCATTCGGCAGGGTATGTGGACGGTAAGCTGGTTCAGGAACCTGTTCGGCGAGGGGCTTGCCGAAGAAGCCCGCCAGAAGGGCGTTTCTGCGGAAGAGGTTCTGAACCGGGAAGCCGGGCAGATCCCAGCGGGCAGTGACGGACTGATGACGGTTCCGGAGTGGCTGGCGCCACCGGACAAGCCGTTCAAGAAAGGGGCCATGATCGGCTTCCATGCCGGGCACACCCGGGCGCACCTATACCGTTCCATCCTCGAATCCATTGCCTTGACCATGAAGAACCACATGGATGCCATGGGCGGGGAACTGAACAGAGAGCTGGAGCGGATCATCGTTTCCGGCGGCGGTTCCAGCGGCGATCTCTTCATGCAGATCTTTGCCGATGTGTTCAACCTGCCTGCGGTGAGAAACAGGGTCAACGGCGCCGCCGGGCTGGGTGCGGCCATTTGCGCGGCCGTGGCCACGGAGGCTTACCCCTCCTTTGAGGCCGCCATCGAAGCCATGGTAAAAGTTGAAGACGCCTTTTACCCGGTTGCTGAAAACGTTTCCATGTATGCGGCCATGAACGACCGTGTCTACCGGCACATAACCCGCTTTACCGACAGCGTTTTGCAAAAAGCGTATTCCATATTCAACCTGTAAACAGCTGTGCAGGGAAAAGGAGCGATGTTGAAAATGGCTTTAACCAGAAAAGAGATTGTGGCGGCGCTTGTCGAGATCGTCGGCGAGAGTCAGGTCATCACGGACGAGCAGGTGCTGAAGGAGAGCAGCGTTGACCGGTTTCGGCGCTTCGAAGCGTTACACGGTGTTTACCGGCTGCCGCTGCCGACAGCGGTGGTGAATGTTTTCAGCACACAGGAGGTGGCTGCCGTTATTCGCTTTGCCCATGAAAACAACGTCTGCGTCGTACCGCGGACCGGCCACACGGCCACGGAGGGGGGCCTGGAAACCGTTCTCGAAAACACCATTGTCATCGACGGATCGGGGATGAACAAAATTGTCGATATCGACCCCGCGAACATGCAGGCTACGGCGCAGTGCGGTGTCCCGCTGCAGGTTTTGGACGACTGCTTGAGGGAAAAGGGGTATACGACAGGCCACTCTCCCCAATCCAAACCCATTGCCCAGATGGGCGGACTGGTGGCAACCAGGAGCATCGGCCAGTTTTCAACCATGTACGGCGGCATCGAGGAGATGGTGGTCGGACTGGAAGCGGTTTTTCCGGACGGCGGGGTCACCCGCATTAAAAATGTTCCCAGGCGGGCGGCGGGCCCTGACATCCGCCACGTCATCATCGGCAACGAGGGGGCCCTTTGCTATATCACGGAGGTAACCGTAAAGATTTACAAGTATTTCCCTGAAAACAACCGTTTTCTCGGCTACACATTGGACAACATGAAAACCGGCTTCGACATTCTCCGGGAAGTCATGATCAACGGCTATCGGCCTTCGGTCGCCCGTCTTTACGATGTGGAGGACGGCGCCTATCACTTTTCCCACTTTGCGGCGGGTAAATGCGTCCTGATTTTCGTGGCCGAAGGCGTAAAACCGCTGGCCGATGCAACCGCTGCCGCCATCGAGGAGATCGTGGCCGGCTACGACGAATGCAAACCGGTGGCGGGCAAGCTGATCGAGCGGTGGTTCGCCCACCTCAACTGGGATCCTGCCGACCTTGCCCGGGAAAAGACCGAGATCATCGAAACCAAGAACATCTGCAACACCACCGAAATTTCCGGAAACTGGAGCATCATCAACGACATCTACGAGGTGTGCATGGAGCGGGTGAAAAACGAGATTCCCGATCTGACGCTGCTCGGGGCCCACTCCTCCCACAGCTACCTAAACGGCACCAACCTCTATTTTGTCTACTTCTACAACGTCGTGGACTGCCGGCCGGAAGAGGAGCTCACCAAGTACCACCTTCCCATCAAAAAGATCATCGTCGAAGAGACCATCAAGGCCGGAGGCTCCATGTGCCACCATCACGGGGTGGGCAAGCACCGCACCCCCTGGATCGAAAAGGAGTACGGTTCGTCCTATTACATCTTGAAAACCCTGAAGAAGGCATTCGACCCGCACGGAATCATGAACCCGGGGACCATTGTTCCCGTAACGGATAGGTGATGGACGGGCGGTCGCCCGACCGCTGAAATGCTCGTAAGGGTGCAGATTTCCGGAAACCGGTAAAGGCAACAGAACGCCCGGCCGTGCATCGGCACAGCCGGGCGTTTCCGTGAAGTCCTCACAGGTCTCAACTTAGAGCGGTTTCCAGAAAAACATTCCGAACAAGCATCCATCTTTGGCGAGTTTCAATGGAAACATAACGATCAGCCGACATGCCACCAGCGCTCCATGGCTTTCCACCCGTCTACGCTGCGGTTGGCGGCCAGGGGACCGTGGGCTACGGTTTTGCGGTTGGCGAATACATACTGGGCATAGACCGGGATGATGGTGCCGCCGTCGTCGCGCACGATTTCCTGCATTTCCCAGTACATGGCGCGGCGGCGCTCGGAGTCAAGCTCGGTGCGGGCCTGAACCAGCAGGGTATTGAAGCGTTCGTTTTTCCAGTGGGCGTCATTCCAGGGGGAGTCGGCGGCATACGCGCTGGTGAACATGAGGTCCTCGGTTGGCCGCCCGTTCCAGTAGCAGGTGCAGAAGGGCTTTTTCAGCCAGACATTGGACCAGTAGCCGTCGTTGGGTTCGCGTACCACCTTGATGTCGATGCCGGCCTTGCCGGCGGATTCACTGAAGAGCACGGCGGCATCCACGGCCTTGGCAAAAGCGGCGTCGGCGGCGTGGAGCTTCACCGACAGTTTGTCCATTCCGGCCTTTTTCAGGTGGTGACGGGCCTTGTCCGGGTCGTAGACGCGTTGTTTCATTTCCGTGTTGAAGTACCGGTTGGCCGGTGTTATGGGGCTGTCATTGCCCACCTGACCGAAGCCTGCCAGGAGGATGTCCACCATCTGCTGGCGGTTGATGGCGTATTTCAGGGCCAGGCGCACGTTGACGTCGTCAAAGGGGGCCACGTCGGTGAACATGGGCATTGTAAAATGCTGGGTGCCGGTGACGGCATTTACCTCGATATCCGGCTTTTTCTCGAGAAGGTGCACGGTGCTGAGGTCGACGCTGCCGATACAGTCCGCTTTGCCGGTGAGGAGAGCGTTTGTCCGGGCGGCCTGGTCGCTGAGCGGCACCAGTTCGACCCTGTCGAAGTTGGCACGGCCTTCTTTCCAGTAGTTGGGGTTGCGTTCGCCCACGTAGCGCACGCCGGGTTCGAATGCGCTCAATTTGTAGCCGCCGGTGGCGACCCCTGACTGCCAGTCGATTTTGCCGTCCTTGGCCGGAAAGATGATGAAGAAATACTCCGATACCACGTAGGGGAAGTCGGCATTTCCCTCGGCCAGTTCGAACACCACGGTGTGGTTGTCCAACTTGCGGATATCCTTTACTCCTTTCAACAGGGTTTTTCCGGCCGACTTGGTGTTTTCGCCGCGGTGGTGGTTGATGGAGGCGATGACATCATCCGCGTCCATGGATTTCCCGTTGTGGAAGGTGACGTCCTTGCGCAGGCGGAAGGTCCAGACGCCGGCATCGGCACTGGCTTCCCATGATTCGGCCAGTTCCGGCACGACGGCACCGTTGTGATCGATTTCGGTCAGGCAGTTGCCGATGGCCCCCACCATGAAAGCGTTGATGACTCCTGTTCCGTAGGTGGCGGGGTCCAGGGATTCGGCCGTGCTGGCCCCGGCCATGCCAAGGCGGAAGACACCGCCCTTTTGGGGTGCGGCCGCTAGGGCCTTGGGAAGCGGCAGCATGCCGGCGGCTCCCAGGGCACCGCCGGCCAACAGCAGGGTGTTGAACTGACGACGGGTGATTCCATTGCCATTATCCATATCAGGCCTCCTTTTGTTTTAGGTCCGTACAATCAAAAGCATTGGTTTCGGGAAATATCAAGGATACCTAATATTGGTTTTTAAAGCAAGGGAATGCTCACGTGGTAGGTACCGCTTTCCAGCCTGGCTTTCAGAGGAAGGTTACCTTTTTTGAAAACCTTCATCATGGCTGTGTTGGAAAACAGAACTTCCGCTGCAAATGTTTTTACCCCTCTTTCTTTGGCGAGACGGACGAGCGTTAGATACAAAAATGTGGCAATGCCCTGGGCCTGATAGCTTTCATCGACGATAAAGACCACTTCGGCCATTTCGGTTCCCGGAATCCTGATATAACGCCCTTCGGCGATGATACGCTCCTTTTTTCCCGTACCGGACAAACCCACGATAGACATAATCCTGGTCCAGTCTACGTTGACGTATTTTTGCATTTCCGAGTGGGGCATCGTCCGAACCGAATGAAAGTAACGGGAATAAACCGATTTGTCGGAGAAGCGATAAAAAAAACGCCGCATGCCTTCTTCATCGGAAGGTTTTATGGGACGAAAACGAACATCTATTCCCTCTTTGAATGTATGCACCTCATTGATTTCTGAGGGATAGAGATGGGCGCTCCCGGCCAGGAATATTTGGTCCCGATAGAGAAGATGGCTGTTTTTGGCCTTTTCAACCAATTCGGCCCGGTCGTCCGGATGGGCAATTTCTATCAGGGCCTGGGCGCGTTCACGCACGGTAAGCCCTTCCAAATGGGCCGCGCCGAACTCGGTAACGATTGTCAACACCGATTCATAACGCGTAAATTGATTGGGATGGTCGGCAATGGACACCCGTATGTTTGGAGCGCCGGAATCATCGCGGCTGCTCAGCTCAAATATAGCGTGTCCACCGCTGGAAAGCTCGGCACCGGCAAAAAGATCCATGGTCTCGGAAGGCCCGGTGGAAATCCCGCCTTTTCCCAGATCCAGGATCACCCGCCCGAACAAATCGATTTTATCGGCCGGTATGATGGAAACAAACTTAGGGTTGCCGCCGATGGTCGAGGGGTTGATCACCTTGTCTATGGGTTGGAACTCGATCAAGGGGTTGTGATCCATCCATTCCAGCAAATGTTCCGTTCCGATGGCGTAGGACGTCAGGGATTTGCCGCGGTGTGTATCTTTGAATCGATTCGTGACGGCACCGCTCAGCATCAGTTCCATGAGGGCATCCGTAAAGAAAGGCGAATGGATGCCCAAATCCTTTTTGCCATTTAAATGTCTACCGAGCGCCTCGAAAAATGGGCCGTTGAAAAACGCGACACAACTTTCATCCTCGATCAGGGCCGCCACATTGCAGGCAATCCGATCGGTCACCTCCTCCACGTCCCACCTTGGGAAGAATATCGGCGGTTCTTCCGCCCGCACCAACAAATTGAATTCGGACAGGTGGACGAACGTGTCGCCGAAGGTATAGGGGGTATAGGTGCTGATTTCACCGACGGTCACGGCGGCTTTTTGCATGGCTTCCCTGGCCACGTCCACGGCAACACCCAGGCTGCAGTAACCGGCATCGTTCGGCGGCGTGACCTGGATGATGGCGGCGTCGATGTTTACGAGTCCCTCTTTGATCAGATAGGGTATGCGCACGAAGCGGCTGGGTATAAAATCGATCTGACCCTTGGAAATAGCCGCTTCAGCCATCCAGCCCGAATAAAATGTTTTCAGCCTGAATTTTTTGGAATTCAAGGCCTGCGGGGAAATGGCATCACCGAAGCTCAGGAGCTGAACTATTTCGATGTCTTCCAATTTCCTCGAATTCGAAGACATGATGTGCCGCATGGTCGTGCGCGGTTCAGCCACCCCCGAGCCCATAAAAATACTCATTCCCGGTTTCAGTTTTTGCAGTATCTGTTCCGGTTTGATTAAAAAGGACTCCCAGCGGTTCTTTGCGTATCGATCCATACGGCGTTCTCCGATATCCGGCTGCTTCGAACCGGGGCAGCGGGCGAATCATAACAGGCATCATGCCTTCCTATTCCCTGCATCTGCGGCACACCCGAAAATCGCTCAGGTTGGATCATTGTTAATATCTGCCTGAAAACGATGCAGAAACCACTGCATGGGATTGAGCAATTCAAAACCCATGCCGGTCATTGCCTGCCTGGCCTGGCGGATATTCTTGGTCAGCAGATATAAAAATATGGCGACACGTCCCTCTTTCCAATCCCTTAAGACGAGCATGCTGGTGATGGAAATGTCGTGATCGCTCAAGGTCCTGGTGGCCTGGCTGACGGCACCGGCATTGGCGGGGGCTTCAACTCCCATAAAACAGCCGGGTTTCCCGCCACCCAATAGCTGAATAAAACCGGTCAACATGTCCCGGTCCGAAATGATGCCGATAATTTTACGGTCGTCATCGACGATGGGGAACGCTCCCACTTTGACGCTTTCGAAAAGAAGCAGCACATCCTGAAGGGTATGCCGGGTAGAAATATGGTAGGGGCTCTCGACCATTATGTCAGCTATGGTAAGCGGTGCAACCATTTCCGGGGTATCGCCCTTGCGATCGGAAGGATAGGGTGTCGCACTTCTTATATCTCGATCGCTGACCATGCCGATCAGTCGATTTCCGCTGTCAACGACCGGAAGATGGCGGATGTTGTGCCGGGTCATTTTGGCCCGGGCTTCGGAAATCCTGGCGTTTTTTTCTATCGTGACAACTTTTTTGCCTCGTTCGAATTGCGTAGCGGCCATTGCATGTCACCTCCCTTAAGACATGTGCGGCATGTGGTTATAGCGGTTGCCACGCCTGGGGCGGATCAGCTGCGGCGTATCACGATATGAAGCGGGTGGCATTCATTGGTACCGGAACAGGTTCGTGACAACCGGCATCCATAGAAAAGGTGTATAATGACGATTAGGGGCTAGGGTGTGCCGGGTGCCTGCATGCCGAATGTGAGGTGCCGGGCGTCTTCCGGTGTGACCTCATCCATCTTTTCTCCACAGCAAATCAGTTCACCCTCCCCCTTTTTGAGAATGGTGACTATTTTTTCACACTTTTTGCACTTGTAGACATGACCTTTTTCTTGCACGATATCCTCCTTTCGCCGGTGGTTTCCCGGTTTGCCGGGGCATATTTTTAAAATCGAAACAATTGCCGATTTTCACTGAAACGAACGTTTC
This window of the Deltaproteobacteria bacterium genome carries:
- a CDS encoding SDR family oxidoreductase, which gives rise to MDIQDFSMDFFSLRGKNAVVTGGNTGLGSAFALALAKAGANLFIPSILAGDGATRGLIEAEGVDYEFLQIDIAGNGAPRAIIETCVDRLGSIDILVNSAGVSILCEVEKFGREQWDKMVSVNLTAAFELAFEATRFMIPQKSGKIINICSLFSFLGGQWSPAYAATKHGLAGFTKAYCDELAQHNIQVNGIAPGYYATAITERTRKDPDANRRVLEHIPANRWGETMDLMGTTVFLASRASDYVNGHILVVDGGYLVR
- a CDS encoding four helix bundle suffix domain-containing protein, with translation MAPETAANALICLVHQTNFLLDRQLQHLEKRFLEGGGFTEKLYRSRHKARNRP
- a CDS encoding CBS domain-containing protein, which encodes MAATQFERGKKVVTIEKNARISEARAKMTRHNIRHLPVVDSGNRLIGMVSDRDIRSATPYPSDRKGDTPEMVAPLTIADIMVESPYHISTRHTLQDVLLLFESVKVGAFPIVDDDRKIIGIISDRDMLTGFIQLLGGGKPGCFMGVEAPANAGAVSQATRTLSDHDISITSMLVLRDWKEGRVAIFLYLLTKNIRQARQAMTGMGFELLNPMQWFLHRFQADINNDPT
- a CDS encoding FAD-binding protein — translated: MRFKCILNGCSTRIKTQAEELNGFIAAFLEPYAGNGSTLLFYAGKEKPDGLLDLAPTKQAELVRIDRYQPEKILEALERIEDHGDTDLYLFTSGFAGSELAVRWAFRRKGSSLVQVKAIDYREGRLSAKKTVYVDHVMATFRLDRRPFCLSFARGCVDRLPVKSQVAGKVVEYDFTDLKDDRFVDASQPIFSKQADPFENKKVLVVGGRGLQSRDEVQDLQNTADAMGAAFGISRPVALNAWGAMDRLIGVSGTIAKPELCIAAGVSGAAAFYAGIENSKVIIAINTDPHARILRTADVVIIDDCKAVMAEVLKMYRLDAGSGPPE
- a CDS encoding GNAT family N-acetyltransferase gives rise to the protein MDRYAKNRWESFLIKPEQILQKLKPGMSIFMGSGVAEPRTTMRHIMSSNSRKLEDIEIVQLLSFGDAISPQALNSKKFRLKTFYSGWMAEAAISKGQIDFIPSRFVRIPYLIKEGLVNIDAAIIQVTPPNDAGYCSLGVAVDVAREAMQKAAVTVGEISTYTPYTFGDTFVHLSEFNLLVRAEEPPIFFPRWDVEEVTDRIACNVAALIEDESCVAFFNGPFFEALGRHLNGKKDLGIHSPFFTDALMELMLSGAVTNRFKDTHRGKSLTSYAIGTEHLLEWMDHNPLIEFQPIDKVINPSTIGGNPKFVSIIPADKIDLFGRVILDLGKGGISTGPSETMDLFAGAELSSGGHAIFELSSRDDSGAPNIRVSIADHPNQFTRYESVLTIVTEFGAAHLEGLTVRERAQALIEIAHPDDRAELVEKAKNSHLLYRDQIFLAGSAHLYPSEINEVHTFKEGIDVRFRPIKPSDEEGMRRFFYRFSDKSVYSRYFHSVRTMPHSEMQKYVNVDWTRIMSIVGLSGTGKKERIIAEGRYIRIPGTEMAEVVFIVDESYQAQGIATFLYLTLVRLAKERGVKTFAAEVLFSNTAMMKVFKKGNLPLKARLESGTYHVSIPLL
- a CDS encoding electron transfer flavoprotein subunit beta/FixA family protein, producing the protein MNILVCFKAAPQVEMLIDEDWIVDEKLRVDTSFVKSALSTCDESALEIALRLLDGSGAPVESVTLSTLTVDDGSATAILKTLYALRFTKAVRIEPREDLHFKPLAISAIVSQYVLHHAPQDAVLFGGQSDIGQNSKTPMLVAEMLGWPCVSQAIQIERAGEGRLRVTSRTDDGNIRQRIRTPCVISVGDAPCTSLRVPTLRDRLQYGKKTVDVLSADEFRLPVETETPTDLEVLHHARAGVVIQGGGPAEKARVLYEEHLKPVLFRE
- a CDS encoding ABC transporter substrate-binding protein encodes the protein MDNGNGITRRQFNTLLLAGGALGAAGMLPLPKALAAAPQKGGVFRLGMAGASTAESLDPATYGTGVINAFMVGAIGNCLTEIDHNGAVVPELAESWEASADAGVWTFRLRKDVTFHNGKSMDADDVIASINHHRGENTKSAGKTLLKGVKDIRKLDNHTVVFELAEGNADFPYVVSEYFFIIFPAKDGKIDWQSGVATGGYKLSAFEPGVRYVGERNPNYWKEGRANFDRVELVPLSDQAARTNALLTGKADCIGSVDLSTVHLLEKKPDIEVNAVTGTQHFTMPMFTDVAPFDDVNVRLALKYAINRQQMVDILLAGFGQVGNDSPITPANRYFNTEMKQRVYDPDKARHHLKKAGMDKLSVKLHAADAAFAKAVDAAVLFSESAGKAGIDIKVVREPNDGYWSNVWLKKPFCTCYWNGRPTEDLMFTSAYAADSPWNDAHWKNERFNTLLVQARTELDSERRRAMYWEMQEIVRDDGGTIIPVYAQYVFANRKTVAHGPLAANRSVDGWKAMERWWHVG
- a CDS encoding desulfoferrodoxin FeS4 iron-binding domain-containing protein, yielding MQEKGHVYKCKKCEKIVTILKKGEGELICCGEKMDEVTPEDARHLTFGMQAPGTP
- a CDS encoding sugar kinase, with product MQKKFLIGIDGGTQSSKVIIFDLEGNIVSQGKEDLRPMFMPEPGVAEHPGDDLWDSIKAASRQALERFPEDPGSILGLGLCTIRCCRACLKKDGSLASPVLNWMDLRLASPYEHNDPAVGYVTTSSGYITHRLTGRFTDTAANYEGMWPIDKDTWRWSEEPGVLARFNLPGEFLFDLVMPGAILGYVTAKASRQTGIPAGIPVVATANDKAVEALGAGLLPGKTGLVSLGTYIGGMVFGERNVQEARSFFANMAAIPGRYLYESGGIRQGMWTVSWFRNLFGEGLAEEARQKGVSAEEVLNREAGQIPAGSDGLMTVPEWLAPPDKPFKKGAMIGFHAGHTRAHLYRSILESIALTMKNHMDAMGGELNRELERIIVSGGGSSGDLFMQIFADVFNLPAVRNRVNGAAGLGAAICAAVATEAYPSFEAAIEAMVKVEDAFYPVAENVSMYAAMNDRVYRHITRFTDSVLQKAYSIFNL
- a CDS encoding FAD-binding oxidoreductase, with the translated sequence MALTRKEIVAALVEIVGESQVITDEQVLKESSVDRFRRFEALHGVYRLPLPTAVVNVFSTQEVAAVIRFAHENNVCVVPRTGHTATEGGLETVLENTIVIDGSGMNKIVDIDPANMQATAQCGVPLQVLDDCLREKGYTTGHSPQSKPIAQMGGLVATRSIGQFSTMYGGIEEMVVGLEAVFPDGGVTRIKNVPRRAAGPDIRHVIIGNEGALCYITEVTVKIYKYFPENNRFLGYTLDNMKTGFDILREVMINGYRPSVARLYDVEDGAYHFSHFAAGKCVLIFVAEGVKPLADATAAAIEEIVAGYDECKPVAGKLIERWFAHLNWDPADLAREKTEIIETKNICNTTEISGNWSIINDIYEVCMERVKNEIPDLTLLGAHSSHSYLNGTNLYFVYFYNVVDCRPEEELTKYHLPIKKIIVEETIKAGGSMCHHHGVGKHRTPWIEKEYGSSYYILKTLKKAFDPHGIMNPGTIVPVTDR